The Candidatus Methylomirabilota bacterium genome window below encodes:
- a CDS encoding penicillin-binding protein: MSLPGLRIRVLVLAALLAVAFAGVAVRLAHLQLVRHAELAALAERQYSRTVALHPRRGPIVDRHGAPLAVSSPAASLFGQPRHVADPGRVAARLAPIIQIPAATIRGLLSSSRSFVWLRRRLPPAVAEQVRALREPGIGLVDEPLRLYPNRELAAHVVGFEGVDGGLEGIERAWQKPLAGAPGRAIVGRDALGRDIPTEVVLQPPVPGHGVMLTIDANIQHAAERELDAAWRRTRAQAGMVIVLDPRTGDIMALAIRPTFNPNTFLDVPSPDLWRNRAITDPFEPGSTIKMILAAAALEEGVMRPDDPIFAENGAITIARTTIHDWKKYGWLTFAEVLQKSSNVGSIKIGLALGPARYYRYLTAFGFGAPTGIGLAGESRGMLREPERWSALSLPTLSIGQEISVTALQLVAAFGAVANGGTLMRPRLVRAVFDDQGREIRRVEPLAVRKVISPATVRVLTRVLTQVVELGTGHKATIPGYAVAGKTGTAQKPDPVTKRYARTPGVLSFVGFAPADEPRFAMLVLLDEPKTQRWGSEAAAPIFAAVGAEILRYLGVPPRDTPPVQIVTNPGDPPPALPVRLVSMGSEPADDGPPRMPDLRGQPLRQALTALAPFGVRVDLEGHGVVVQQAPAPGAGLPADKAARLVLAPRSETGARIRAPATRGAAR; this comes from the coding sequence GTGAGCCTGCCTGGCCTGCGCATCCGCGTCCTCGTTCTCGCGGCCCTCCTGGCCGTCGCGTTCGCAGGTGTCGCGGTGCGTCTGGCTCACCTGCAGCTCGTGCGTCACGCGGAGCTGGCGGCTCTGGCCGAGCGGCAGTACTCGCGGACCGTCGCGCTGCATCCCCGGCGCGGGCCCATCGTGGACCGCCACGGCGCGCCTCTCGCGGTGTCGAGCCCGGCGGCGTCCCTGTTCGGGCAACCTCGCCACGTCGCCGACCCCGGCCGGGTGGCGGCGCGGCTCGCGCCCATCATCCAGATACCGGCGGCGACCATCCGCGGCTTGCTGTCCAGCTCGCGATCCTTCGTCTGGCTGCGCCGGCGGCTGCCGCCCGCCGTGGCCGAGCAGGTCCGGGCGCTGCGCGAGCCGGGGATCGGTCTGGTCGACGAGCCGCTGCGGCTCTACCCCAACCGGGAGCTGGCCGCGCACGTGGTCGGGTTCGAAGGCGTCGACGGCGGGCTCGAGGGGATCGAGCGTGCCTGGCAGAAACCGCTGGCCGGCGCGCCGGGGCGGGCGATCGTCGGTCGCGATGCGCTCGGACGAGACATCCCCACCGAGGTGGTGCTGCAGCCACCCGTGCCGGGCCACGGCGTGATGCTCACCATCGACGCCAACATCCAGCACGCCGCCGAGCGAGAGCTGGATGCGGCCTGGCGGCGGACGCGGGCCCAGGCCGGCATGGTGATCGTGCTCGACCCGCGCACCGGGGACATCATGGCCCTGGCCATCCGTCCTACCTTCAACCCGAACACTTTCCTGGACGTCCCGTCGCCCGACCTCTGGCGCAACCGGGCCATCACCGACCCGTTCGAGCCGGGATCCACGATCAAGATGATCCTGGCCGCCGCCGCCCTGGAGGAAGGCGTGATGCGGCCGGACGACCCGATCTTCGCCGAGAACGGCGCCATCACCATCGCCCGAACGACGATCCACGACTGGAAGAAGTATGGCTGGCTCACGTTCGCGGAGGTCCTGCAGAAGTCCTCGAACGTGGGCTCGATCAAGATCGGTCTGGCTCTGGGTCCGGCGCGTTACTACCGCTACCTGACGGCGTTCGGCTTCGGCGCCCCCACCGGCATCGGACTGGCCGGGGAGAGCCGGGGCATGCTGCGCGAGCCCGAGCGCTGGTCGGCGCTGTCGCTGCCGACACTGTCGATCGGCCAGGAGATCTCGGTCACCGCGCTCCAGCTGGTGGCGGCGTTCGGCGCCGTCGCCAACGGCGGTACGCTCATGCGGCCGCGACTGGTGCGGGCGGTGTTCGACGATCAGGGGCGCGAGATCCGTCGGGTGGAGCCTCTCGCCGTGCGCAAGGTGATCTCGCCCGCGACGGTGCGCGTCCTCACGCGCGTGCTGACCCAGGTCGTCGAGCTCGGCACCGGTCACAAAGCCACGATCCCGGGCTACGCGGTGGCCGGCAAGACCGGCACCGCCCAGAAGCCCGACCCGGTCACCAAGCGCTATGCCCGGACGCCGGGCGTGCTCTCCTTCGTGGGGTTCGCGCCCGCCGACGAGCCGCGCTTCGCCATGCTGGTCTTGCTCGACGAGCCCAAGACGCAGCGATGGGGCAGCGAGGCGGCCGCGCCGATCTTCGCGGCGGTCGGGGCCGAGATCCTCCGCTACCTGGGCGTGCCGCCTCGCGACACACCGCCGGTGCAGATCGTCACCAACCCCGGCGATCCCCCGCCGGCCCTGCCCGTGCGGCTGGTGAGCATGGGCTCCGAGCCGGCGGACGACGGCCCTCCGCGCATGCCGGATCTGCGCGGGCAACCGCTGCGACAGGCGCTGACCGCGCTGGCTCCCTTCGGCGTGCGGGTCGACCTCGAGGGCCACGGCGTCGTGGTGCAGCAGGCGCCGGCGCCCGGGGCAGGCCTGCCGGCGGACAAGGCAGCGCGACTGGTCCTGGCACCACGGTCGGAGACCGGCGCCCGCATCCGAGCGCCGGCGACCAGGGGCGCGGCTCGATGA
- a CDS encoding amidase, producing the protein MAAAEELCWLSASELAARYRKRTLSPVEVVEAVLGRIGKVNPGLNAFVTVTAESARRQARLAERALTRRSARLGPLHGVPFSVKDLVITSGVRTTFGTPLYRDHVPTEDAPIVERMKAAGAILLGKTNTPTLGWIGATHNLLFGTTRNPWDSSRTPGGSSGGASAAAAAGLGPLHVGTDGGGSIRIPASCAGIFGHKPSFGRIPTYPPSAAWSLSHVGPMTRTVHDAALMLAVCAGPDPRDRYSLPAESVDYVRALRGGVKGLRVAYSDDLGFVEALDPEVRDICAAAAGTFRKLGCRVLEVHPGWPSPREAWELIFCGGLATRLAPSLDRREEIEPGLLAIIEDYLTRRPTAYVQAWFDRLQWEQHPRALFAQYDLLLTPTIACPPFPVGLDNPPEIAGRPISAYGWIPFTYPFNMTGQPAASVPCGFTRAGLPVGLQIVGRRNDDVSVLRAAAAFERIRPWQGRRPDAFGG; encoded by the coding sequence ATGGCGGCCGCCGAGGAGCTGTGCTGGCTGTCCGCCAGCGAGCTGGCCGCGCGTTATCGCAAGCGCACGCTCTCCCCGGTGGAGGTGGTGGAGGCCGTGCTCGGCCGCATCGGCAAGGTCAACCCCGGGCTCAACGCCTTCGTGACCGTCACCGCCGAGTCGGCGCGCCGCCAGGCCCGGCTGGCCGAGCGCGCCCTGACCCGGCGCAGCGCCCGGCTGGGCCCCCTGCACGGGGTGCCCTTCTCGGTGAAGGACCTCGTCATCACCAGCGGCGTGCGGACGACCTTCGGCACGCCGCTCTACCGCGACCATGTGCCCACGGAGGACGCGCCCATCGTCGAGCGCATGAAGGCGGCGGGCGCCATCCTGCTCGGCAAGACGAACACGCCGACCCTGGGGTGGATCGGCGCCACCCATAACCTGCTCTTCGGCACGACCCGCAACCCCTGGGACTCGAGCCGCACGCCGGGGGGTTCCAGTGGCGGCGCCTCGGCGGCGGCCGCCGCCGGGTTGGGACCTCTGCACGTCGGCACCGACGGCGGCGGCTCCATTCGCATTCCCGCCTCCTGCGCGGGCATCTTCGGCCACAAGCCCTCGTTCGGCCGCATCCCGACCTATCCGCCCAGCGCCGCGTGGAGCCTCTCGCATGTCGGCCCGATGACGCGAACGGTGCACGACGCCGCCCTGATGCTGGCCGTCTGCGCGGGCCCGGACCCCCGCGATCGGTATTCGTTGCCGGCCGAGAGCGTGGACTACGTGCGCGCGCTGCGGGGCGGCGTCAAGGGACTGCGGGTCGCCTACAGCGACGACCTCGGTTTCGTCGAGGCGCTCGACCCGGAAGTGCGGGACATCTGTGCCGCCGCGGCCGGGACGTTTCGGAAGCTCGGGTGCCGAGTCCTGGAGGTGCATCCAGGCTGGCCCTCACCCCGGGAAGCCTGGGAGCTCATCTTCTGCGGTGGCCTCGCGACCCGCCTGGCCCCCTCCCTGGACCGACGTGAGGAGATCGAGCCCGGGCTGCTGGCGATCATCGAGGACTACCTCACGCGGCGGCCCACGGCCTACGTGCAGGCCTGGTTCGACCGATTGCAGTGGGAGCAGCACCCGCGGGCGCTCTTCGCGCAGTACGACCTGCTGCTGACGCCGACGATCGCTTGCCCGCCGTTCCCGGTGGGTCTGGACAACCCCCCCGAGATCGCGGGGCGGCCGATCTCGGCGTACGGCTGGATCCCGTTCACGTACCCGTTCAACATGACGGGTCAGCCCGCCGCCTCCGTCCCCTGCGGCTTCACGCGGGCGGGCCTGCCGGTCGGGCTGCAGATCGTGGGCCGGCGCAACGACGATGTCTCGGTGCTCCGGGCCGCGGCCGCCTTCGAGCGTATCCGCCCCTGGCAGGGCCGCCGCCCTGATGCATTTGGCGGATAG
- the mraZ gene encoding division/cell wall cluster transcriptional repressor MraZ, whose protein sequence is MFRGRYQHTIDPKGRLSVPAKFRDVLAQYEGALIVVPNENALEVHPLEEWERLESRISEQSQFDPEVRKLGRLYVSRAKEVALDGAGRILVPPDSRQQGGLAKEVTLVGPGRRFFEVWDRKRFEEYERTNGDGLPSLFERLSRLGV, encoded by the coding sequence ATGTTTCGAGGGCGCTACCAGCACACGATCGACCCGAAAGGACGGCTCAGTGTGCCGGCGAAATTCCGCGACGTGCTGGCGCAGTACGAGGGCGCGTTGATCGTCGTCCCCAACGAGAATGCCCTCGAGGTGCACCCCCTCGAAGAGTGGGAGCGGCTGGAGAGTCGGATCAGCGAACAGTCGCAGTTCGATCCCGAGGTGCGCAAGCTCGGGCGCCTCTACGTGTCCCGGGCCAAGGAGGTTGCCCTGGACGGCGCGGGCCGGATCCTCGTCCCGCCGGACAGCCGCCAGCAGGGCGGGCTCGCCAAAGAGGTGACCTTGGTCGGCCCGGGACGGCGGTTCTTCGAGGTGTGGGATCGCAAGCGATTCGAAGAGTACGAGCGGACGAACGGCGACGGCCTGCCGTCCCTGTTCGAGCGGTTGTCGCGGCTGGGAGTGTAA
- the murD gene encoding UDP-N-acetylmuramoyl-L-alanine--D-glutamate ligase codes for MAKMAIRVSLLEEELATRGRAYLESLRGKVVAVVGLARSGLAAVRLLHTAGARVIATDTKPLAALRPEVRDLARLGIRVLVGGVYPEAMRDAALVVVSPGVPPATDQLAAARSSGTPVVGELELGWRAMEAETLAITGTNGKTTTTTLTGALLAEQPRPVLIAGNIGTPLAAHALTFPADGLVVCEVSSFQLETTEAFHPRVAAVLNITPDHLDRHGTFQGYVEAKTRIFLNQTEADCAVLNADDDAARALAGHTRARVVWFSRRRPLEHGVFVQDEWIVANLGGEVERIAPLAEISLRGAHNVENVLAATACALWTGVAPAAIRRAIARFRGVPHRIEFIRDLEGVHYYNDSKGTNVDSTIRALESFDERIVLLAGGLGKGQDFRPLAEAARGRVAHAVVIGQDGSAIGAALAGVGIPITPAVSLEAALQAARTVARPGDVVLLSPACASFDMFQDFEHRGDVFRGLVGGLT; via the coding sequence ATGGCAAAGATGGCCATCCGAGTGAGTCTGCTGGAGGAGGAGCTGGCGACCCGGGGACGCGCGTATCTGGAATCCCTGAGGGGCAAGGTCGTGGCCGTCGTGGGGCTGGCCCGGAGTGGTCTGGCCGCCGTCCGGCTCCTCCACACAGCGGGCGCCCGCGTCATCGCGACCGACACCAAGCCGCTGGCCGCCCTGCGACCCGAGGTGCGCGACCTGGCCCGACTCGGCATCCGCGTCCTGGTCGGAGGCGTGTACCCGGAGGCCATGCGCGATGCCGCGCTCGTGGTCGTCAGTCCCGGCGTGCCGCCGGCCACCGACCAGCTCGCGGCGGCCCGCTCCTCGGGCACTCCCGTGGTGGGGGAGCTCGAGCTGGGCTGGCGGGCCATGGAGGCGGAAACCCTCGCCATCACGGGGACCAACGGCAAGACCACGACGACCACGTTGACGGGCGCCCTGCTCGCCGAGCAGCCCCGTCCCGTCCTGATCGCCGGCAACATCGGCACCCCGCTGGCCGCTCACGCGCTGACGTTCCCGGCCGACGGCCTGGTGGTGTGTGAGGTGTCGAGCTTTCAGCTGGAGACCACTGAGGCTTTCCATCCTCGGGTGGCCGCCGTTCTCAACATCACTCCCGATCACCTCGACCGGCACGGCACCTTCCAGGGCTACGTCGAAGCCAAGACGCGGATCTTCCTCAATCAGACCGAGGCCGATTGCGCGGTGCTCAATGCCGATGACGATGCCGCCCGGGCCCTGGCCGGCCACACCCGGGCCCGTGTCGTCTGGTTCAGTCGCCGCCGCCCGCTGGAGCACGGGGTGTTCGTCCAGGACGAGTGGATCGTCGCCAACCTCGGCGGGGAGGTCGAGCGCATCGCGCCGCTGGCCGAGATCTCCCTGCGCGGCGCCCACAACGTGGAAAACGTGCTGGCGGCGACGGCCTGCGCCCTCTGGACCGGGGTCGCGCCGGCGGCCATCCGGCGCGCCATCGCCCGCTTCCGCGGCGTGCCCCATCGGATCGAGTTCATTCGCGACCTCGAGGGCGTCCACTACTACAACGACTCGAAGGGCACCAACGTGGACTCGACCATCCGGGCCCTGGAGAGCTTCGACGAGCGCATCGTCCTCCTCGCCGGCGGTCTGGGCAAGGGCCAGGACTTCCGCCCCCTGGCCGAGGCGGCCCGCGGTCGCGTGGCGCACGCGGTGGTCATCGGACAGGACGGTTCCGCCATCGGCGCGGCGCTGGCGGGTGTCGGCATCCCGATCACCCCCGCGGTCTCGCTCGAAGCAGCGCTGCAAGCGGCGCGAACCGTGGCCCGCCCGGGCGACGTCGTCCTGCTCTCGCCGGCGTGCGCGTCGTTCGACATGTTCCAGGACTTCGAGCACCGTGGCGACGTGTTCCGCGGCCTCGTCGGCGGGCTCACGTGA
- the ftsL gene encoding cell division protein FtsL, which yields MKRPQRLHREHDPRLRRSLTLALAGALLVVLTGLVVVGLRVHQVQLAYQLDALRDERGRLGALVRQLEVEVATLRSPRRIEQRARQLGLAPPAPGQVRLAREFVAGTTGLAAERNRMAMYGLVPSAPADGRTVLQP from the coding sequence GTGAAGAGACCACAGCGACTGCATCGCGAGCACGACCCCCGGCTGCGCCGGTCCCTGACGCTGGCGCTCGCAGGGGCGCTCCTCGTCGTCCTGACCGGCCTGGTGGTAGTCGGCCTGCGCGTCCACCAGGTGCAGCTGGCCTACCAGCTGGACGCCCTCCGTGACGAGCGCGGCCGGCTGGGCGCTCTCGTCCGGCAGCTGGAGGTCGAGGTCGCGACCCTCCGCTCGCCGCGGCGAATCGAGCAGCGCGCCCGCCAGCTCGGCTTGGCGCCGCCGGCGCCGGGCCAGGTACGTCTGGCCCGCGAGTTCGTGGCCGGGACCACCGGACTGGCCGCCGAGCGGAACCGCATGGCCATGTACGGGCTCGTGCCGTCGGCGCCGGCGGACGGGAGGACAGTGCTCCAGCCGTGA
- the murF gene encoding UDP-N-acetylmuramoyl-tripeptide--D-alanyl-D-alanine ligase, with protein sequence MPTFTVHEIVRATQGALVVGDLAVTVTGVSIDSRTLAVGEAFFAIRGHRLDGHDFVGEAASRGAACLVVHSVPDPVPAGVPLVLVEDTTRALGRLAALHRAKFNLPVVAITGSNGKTTTKEMTAAVLGSRWRVLRTESSFNNQWGLPLTLLRLAPEHEAVVVEVGTNQPGEIAYLASLAAPTVGVVTSVAAVHTQFLGSLGGVREEKAALVRALGPEGAAVLNADDPRVADMARDTVARVTTFGLAESAAVRAVGDVIETAEGMRFTVDANGERQALRLGLVGRHNVSNALAAVAVGTVLDLDLADIARGLEAARPVKGRCVWRQADGVRILDDTYNANPASVQAALSTAVAHQAGSRLVVVLGDMLELGPAGEAAHREAGRQVAAAGAGLFVALGSQMRIAVDAARQHGLAEAYHAATFEDAVAHLLKRLTAGDLVLVKGSRGMRMERIADALAARLTRGEEK encoded by the coding sequence ATGCCGACCTTCACCGTGCACGAGATCGTGCGGGCGACGCAGGGAGCCCTGGTCGTGGGCGACCTGGCCGTGACCGTCACCGGAGTGTCGATCGATTCCCGGACGCTGGCCGTGGGCGAGGCCTTCTTCGCCATCCGGGGACACCGCCTGGACGGCCACGATTTCGTGGGCGAGGCGGCCAGCCGCGGCGCCGCCTGCCTGGTGGTTCACAGTGTCCCCGATCCCGTCCCGGCCGGCGTGCCCCTGGTGCTCGTGGAAGACACCACCAGAGCCCTCGGCCGCCTGGCCGCATTGCATCGGGCCAAGTTCAACCTCCCGGTCGTAGCGATCACGGGTTCTAATGGCAAGACCACGACCAAAGAGATGACGGCGGCCGTGCTCGGCTCGCGTTGGCGGGTGCTCCGGACGGAGTCGAGCTTCAACAACCAGTGGGGCCTCCCGCTGACGCTGCTCCGGCTGGCGCCGGAGCACGAGGCGGTCGTCGTCGAGGTCGGCACCAATCAGCCCGGCGAGATCGCGTACCTGGCCAGTCTGGCGGCGCCGACGGTCGGCGTCGTCACGAGCGTGGCCGCCGTGCACACGCAGTTCCTGGGTTCGCTCGGCGGCGTGCGTGAGGAGAAGGCCGCGCTGGTTCGGGCCCTCGGCCCCGAGGGCGCCGCGGTGCTCAACGCCGACGATCCCCGCGTGGCCGACATGGCGCGGGACACGGTGGCGCGGGTGACGACGTTCGGGCTGGCGGAGAGCGCCGCCGTGCGGGCGGTCGGCGACGTGATCGAGACGGCCGAGGGCATGCGGTTCACGGTGGACGCGAACGGAGAGCGCCAGGCCCTGCGGCTCGGCCTCGTGGGCCGCCACAACGTGAGCAACGCGCTGGCGGCGGTCGCGGTGGGCACCGTGCTCGATCTCGACCTCGCCGACATCGCGCGCGGCCTGGAGGCGGCCCGTCCGGTCAAGGGCCGCTGCGTGTGGCGCCAGGCCGACGGGGTGCGGATCCTCGACGACACGTACAACGCCAACCCCGCCTCGGTGCAGGCCGCGCTGTCGACGGCCGTCGCGCACCAGGCGGGCAGCCGGCTGGTGGTCGTCCTCGGCGACATGCTCGAGCTCGGTCCCGCCGGCGAGGCCGCCCACCGTGAGGCCGGTCGCCAGGTGGCCGCGGCCGGAGCCGGTCTGTTCGTCGCCCTGGGATCGCAAATGCGGATCGCGGTGGACGCGGCCCGTCAGCACGGGCTGGCCGAGGCCTACCACGCCGCCACGTTCGAGGACGCGGTGGCTCACCTGCTCAAGCGCCTGACGGCGGGTGACCTGGTGCTGGTCAAAGGCTCCCGCGGGATGCGGATGGAGCGCATCGCCGATGCGCTGGCCGCGCGCCTCACCCGGGGCGAGGAGAAATGA
- a CDS encoding DUF6212 domain-containing protein, which translates to MEDNESLEVAEPDIQDLVSRWAGESKRLLVALPGVLAKLDDLAAEAERLRQRLADMERENHTLRQSREEMAETFAKLKTLIGGTSLGEALPDLDTQRPRPAPPQPASAEPTELEATVNGQPASPAPATPEPPAAEPASPEPSPRFAGRQEKPPATKEESPPGSPKVRFASVFRPPTRS; encoded by the coding sequence ATGGAGGACAACGAGAGCCTCGAAGTCGCCGAGCCCGATATTCAAGACCTCGTCTCGCGGTGGGCAGGGGAGAGCAAGCGCCTGCTCGTTGCGCTGCCCGGAGTCCTGGCCAAGCTGGACGACCTCGCCGCGGAAGCGGAGCGCCTCCGGCAGCGGCTCGCTGACATGGAACGCGAGAACCACACCCTTCGCCAGAGCCGGGAAGAGATGGCCGAGACCTTCGCCAAGCTCAAGACGCTGATCGGGGGCACCAGCCTCGGCGAAGCGCTGCCGGATCTCGATACCCAGCGGCCCCGTCCCGCGCCGCCGCAGCCCGCCAGCGCAGAGCCGACGGAGCTCGAGGCCACGGTGAACGGCCAGCCCGCGAGCCCTGCACCGGCCACTCCCGAGCCGCCCGCCGCCGAGCCGGCGAGTCCGGAGCCAAGCCCGCGGTTCGCCGGCCGCCAGGAAAAGCCTCCTGCGACCAAGGAGGAATCGCCGCCCGGGTCGCCCAAAGTGCGATTCGCGTCCGTCTTCCGACCGCCGACGAGGTCCTGA
- the mraY gene encoding phospho-N-acetylmuramoyl-pentapeptide-transferase — MLYHLLVPLATEHIVFNVFRYLTFRSVMALISALVISLLIGPPIIRRLRELQYGSNTVREDTPERHLTKKGTPTMGGLVILYALVLSTLLWANLLNRYVWVVVLGTAAFGLIGLGDDLLKLRWRRGLSGRAKLGLQFAVAFGVLQIVFWQPAANGWEPVLAIPFLKGWILDLGWWWIPVGMLVIVGASNAVNLTDGLDGLAIGPIIMAGGAFGILAYLTGNFKAADYLKIINVKGAGELSVFCGALIGAAIGFLWFNCHPAQVFMGDVGSLALGGAVGTLAVLTKSELLLPLIGGLYVVEAASVILQVASFKLTGRRIFRMAPLHHHYELAGWAEPKIVVRFWIVSFALALLALSTLKLR, encoded by the coding sequence ATGCTGTACCACCTGCTCGTCCCGCTGGCCACCGAGCACATCGTCTTCAACGTGTTCAGGTACCTCACGTTCCGGTCCGTCATGGCCCTCATCTCGGCCCTGGTGATCTCGCTGTTGATCGGGCCCCCCATCATCCGGCGCCTGCGCGAGCTGCAGTACGGCAGCAACACGGTGCGCGAGGATACGCCGGAGCGGCACCTCACCAAGAAGGGCACGCCGACGATGGGCGGCCTGGTGATCCTCTACGCCCTGGTGCTGTCCACGCTGCTCTGGGCCAATCTCCTGAACCGCTACGTCTGGGTCGTGGTGCTGGGCACGGCGGCATTCGGGCTGATCGGGCTGGGGGACGACCTCCTCAAGCTCCGCTGGCGACGCGGGCTATCGGGGCGGGCGAAGCTCGGGCTGCAGTTCGCCGTGGCCTTCGGCGTGCTGCAGATCGTGTTCTGGCAGCCCGCGGCCAACGGATGGGAGCCGGTTCTGGCCATTCCGTTCCTCAAAGGATGGATCCTCGACCTCGGGTGGTGGTGGATCCCGGTCGGCATGCTGGTGATCGTCGGGGCCTCGAACGCGGTCAACCTCACGGACGGCCTCGACGGCCTGGCCATCGGCCCCATCATCATGGCCGGCGGGGCCTTCGGCATCCTCGCGTACCTGACGGGCAACTTCAAGGCCGCCGACTATCTCAAGATCATCAACGTCAAGGGTGCCGGCGAGCTCAGCGTGTTCTGCGGGGCCCTCATCGGCGCGGCCATCGGCTTCCTCTGGTTCAACTGCCATCCGGCGCAGGTCTTCATGGGCGACGTGGGCTCGCTGGCCCTGGGCGGAGCCGTCGGCACCCTGGCCGTGCTGACCAAATCCGAGCTGCTGCTGCCGCTCATCGGCGGACTGTACGTCGTGGAGGCGGCGTCGGTCATTCTCCAGGTCGCGAGCTTCAAGCTGACCGGACGGCGAATCTTTCGGATGGCCCCGCTGCACCATCACTACGAGCTGGCCGGTTGGGCCGAGCCGAAGATCGTCGTCCGGTTCTGGATCGTCTCTTTCGCGCTGGCGCTGCTGGCGCTGTCCACGCTCAAGCTGCGATGA
- a CDS encoding UDP-N-acetylmuramoyl-L-alanyl-D-glutamate--2,6-diaminopimelate ligase has protein sequence MEREMPLSELLASLPEKTVVGTPPAWVRAIRDDSRKVGPEECFVAVPGLRQDARRFVPEALRRGAALLVTEPPALPELPIAQIVVPSARVALGRIAAAYYEHPSRRLAIVGITGTNGKTTTSYLVEALLQARGWRTGVIGTVQYRVGDRLLPAGQTTPDALELQSMLAAMRDDGVGGVAMEVSSHALALARVDEVAFDIGVFTNLTQDHLDFHGTLDDYRRAKRRLFELLERSPKPARTAVVNGDDPSGPEMTRSLDLPVVTFGLRPPAAVRATEWQSSLDGLRLTATTPGGLVELRSPLIGEHNVMNVLGAVATGLALGLAPDVLAATLARVGAVPGRFEQVRAGQPFLVVVDYAHTPDALERVLGTARKLTRGRLAVVFGCGGDRDRGKRPIMGAIAACLADRVWVTSDNPRSEPPGAIIDEVVAGVSGPEAAGRLVREADRRAAIAAALGWAAAGDAVVIAGKGHENYQIVGNAVLPFDDRDVARQILQERWG, from the coding sequence ATGGAACGCGAGATGCCGTTGAGCGAGCTCCTGGCGTCCCTGCCCGAGAAGACCGTGGTCGGCACGCCCCCCGCCTGGGTCCGGGCCATCCGCGACGATTCGCGGAAGGTCGGGCCGGAGGAATGCTTCGTCGCTGTGCCCGGGCTGCGTCAGGACGCCCGCCGCTTCGTCCCCGAAGCGCTGCGGCGCGGCGCCGCGCTGCTGGTCACCGAACCGCCCGCCCTGCCCGAGCTCCCGATTGCCCAGATCGTGGTGCCCTCGGCCCGAGTCGCCCTGGGCCGGATCGCCGCCGCCTACTACGAGCACCCGTCGCGCCGGCTCGCCATCGTGGGCATCACGGGAACAAACGGCAAGACGACCACGTCATACCTGGTGGAGGCCCTGTTGCAGGCCCGGGGATGGCGAACGGGAGTGATCGGGACCGTCCAGTACCGCGTGGGCGACCGGTTGCTCCCGGCCGGGCAGACCACGCCGGACGCGCTCGAGCTCCAGTCGATGCTGGCGGCGATGCGCGACGACGGCGTGGGGGGCGTAGCGATGGAAGTCTCCTCGCACGCGCTGGCCCTGGCCCGGGTCGATGAGGTGGCGTTCGACATCGGGGTCTTCACGAACCTCACGCAGGACCACCTCGATTTTCACGGCACCCTCGACGACTACCGCCGGGCCAAGCGACGCCTCTTCGAGCTGCTCGAGCGCTCGCCCAAGCCGGCGCGCACCGCCGTCGTCAACGGCGACGATCCCTCCGGACCCGAGATGACCCGGAGCCTCGACCTGCCGGTGGTGACGTTCGGTCTGCGGCCCCCTGCGGCCGTCCGGGCCACCGAGTGGCAGTCCAGCCTCGATGGCTTGCGGCTCACCGCGACGACGCCGGGCGGCTTGGTCGAGCTTCGCTCGCCGCTCATCGGCGAGCACAATGTCATGAACGTGCTGGGAGCGGTCGCCACGGGGCTGGCGCTCGGGCTCGCCCCGGACGTCCTGGCGGCGACGCTGGCCCGGGTCGGCGCCGTGCCCGGCCGCTTCGAGCAGGTGCGCGCTGGGCAGCCCTTCCTCGTCGTGGTCGACTACGCCCACACCCCCGACGCCCTGGAGCGCGTCCTCGGCACGGCGCGCAAGTTGACCCGCGGGCGGCTGGCGGTGGTGTTCGGCTGCGGTGGCGACCGTGATCGGGGCAAGCGTCCCATCATGGGCGCGATCGCGGCCTGTCTGGCCGACCGGGTGTGGGTGACTTCCGACAACCCGCGCTCGGAGCCGCCGGGGGCGATCATCGACGAGGTCGTGGCCGGCGTGTCGGGGCCGGAGGCGGCCGGGCGCCTCGTGCGCGAGGCCGATCGCCGCGCGGCGATCGCCGCGGCGCTGGGCTGGGCTGCGGCCGGCGATGCCGTCGTGATCGCCGGCAAGGGGCACGAGAACTATCAGATCGTGGGCAACGCGGTACTGCCATTCGACGACCGCGACGTGGCGCGCCAGATCCTCCAGGAGCGCTGGGGCTGA